The genomic DNA ATGGCAGCAAGAGCAAAGCATTATGGTCTTATTTACTAGTAGGTAGGTTATGGTTCCAGTTAATATAATAAGATGATGCTGTTATATTGAAGGTTATGGTACCAcgcaaattaaataaagtttattatgatttatattttttatttagtcatAAAGCTATAAATTTTAATGGATTATCAAGTAAAATAGCAAATCAcaatacaaaattataataaatgcaTGTGGATACAattattattgataaataaattttaacactTCAATAAAAGTCTTTTATTGATCttactttttaatataattgaataatttttaattatttttgtttttatgcatattaacaattaattgtctttcattatctttatttttaataatttttaaatatgataattaagtcattttatgtacatatattgttatttaataaaattgttattttactTGCGTgggtaaatattatatttactcAATGTGGGTGCATGAAAAAGGGGCAAGAGAATAATCTTCTGTCATTAATTGTTAGatggaaaggaaaataatattagCATTTTACAATTGTAATATTTACACagttgaataaataaattttaaaaaattaaagtgcgATCCTAATTTGAAAACTACTgataaaagttaaatatttatttattttatcataattaattatttatttaaataattcaattattaaatataaatagcaattaaaaaaccaaaaacccTTCACCTTGGCTGAAGGTTTGAAGTCGGTGCGGAGGAGTTCAATAAAAGAGGGGATCCTATCAGACAAAACCCTAATAATTCTCAATGGCTTCCTTCCTCCAGAAACTGCTCCGGAAGCATTCCGGTGCTATCATCCCCACTTTGAACAAGCCACCAGCCCAAATAGTCGTTCCCCCGTTCTTGAATCATCGCCAGCCCCATCTCGCCGGAACCGAACAAAGCTATCTCCCCGTTGGCTTCCGTCCATCCAAATCGGAGGATTCGATTTCCACTCAGTCGATCCCCATCTTTCCAAGCTTCCCATTCGGCTTGTCTTTGAACCCTATTCCTTCGACTGAGTTCGTGCCGTCCGGCGAAGGCGACGCCGTTTCCAGCGATTCGCGGACGATCTGGGCCGATAGCgtcaagaagaagaggaagaagaagatgaacaagcaCAAGTACAAGAAACTGAGGAAGCGTCTTAGAGGACATTCTTAGCTTCGTCTGGTGAGGAATTGGTGTTCTGGGATTGGGAaatttgttattctttttgtttttttttttgggggggggggggggggaaggtaTGAGGATGAACGTTTTTAGTTTTACTTCGTTGTggccaaataattttttaaatttgccaaTCTACCATCGACTCCAATCATCGggtatgaattatgatttagtTTATAACTCTGAATAGAAGGGTAAAGTTTATAGTTGTTTTGTTTTAGACTTGATTAGCTCGTTAACATTTTTAAATCTGTTTTTGTTTTCGTAGAAGTGCACGTTTACCAAATCTATTTACCTAAACTATGTTTGTTTTTGTGAATGTGCTCCTATTTTTATGAGCAAATTGCATGGAGGTATGAATGATTTTGAAGTATGCAAAACAACACTGCCAATATGAGGGTTTGCTTGAAGGGTTAGTTATTCCTTGTTTGATATCCCATCTTGTGAAACCCTAGTGGAATGCAGTTTCTAAGAATTTCTTCTCTGaactccccctctctctctctctctctctctcaatctccatGATGCAGCCCAGAGGAAAATTAGTAAAAGGTTGGATGTGTGGGAGGAGACCACCTCCTTGGGCAGAAACCTGTAGAATTCAGATAAATGATCCGAGAGAATTGAAGTTAATATCAAAAGATATTAGACTGAAATATTCTTCAAAGCTGCCCAAAATACAGAGggaaacccctatttatagaccccACCAGGTTCTAGGACATATTGGACTCTTAACAGactaaataaatgatatttgacTGGCTTTTGTACTGCTCTTGATTACTCAGACCCTTAATTACGAAAATCAACTTTCTAAGACTCCTTAACTGACTTATTTTCCCCAAAACCCTCCATGGACTCAATTAAAGTCTAGGCTGGAAGACTAACTTGCTACAAACATATGGActccttaattaaaaaaaataccaatcaTTATTCTCCATCACTCcaaccctcctcctcctcccctgtttcttcttctcttctttttctttcttttacttctctctctctctctcttccccctcccccccccccccctcttctcCATTCTATTCTGTCCTATTATCAGTTTGGTATCAGGACATTCTTTAGTATAAAACTGTGTTTAGGTATTTCACGTACGAGAAGGAGTTCTATGTTGTGGTCTGCTGTCTTGACTATTGGAAGTATTATCTTTTACTGAGTTTGTTCTTTACTCTGACCATGAAGATTTATGATATTTGAATTCCTGAGTGCAAGTATGCTATTGCTAGTTGGGTTGTGTTCTTGAATGAGTACACTTTTGTTCTCAAGCATCGTTTAGGTGTTGAGAGTCAAGTGGTAGATGGACTTAGTAGGATCATAGCTACTCTTAATGTTATGAGCACAACGGTCATTGGCTTTGATAAGTTAAAACACGAGTATGCCCATTGTCTTGAGTATTGACTTTCGTATCATCTATGAGGAAGTCAGTCAGGGTGATTGGCATGAGTTTGTTGATTTTGTCATCCATTGGGCTACTTGTTCGGGGTACCAGGCTATGCATTCCTTGTACATCCTGTAGGGATTTCATTGTGTGGGAGTTACATGTTGGGGGGATTAGCTAGCATTTAGGGAGGGATAAGACTATTGCTTTAGTTGCTGATAGGTTTTATTGGCCTTCTTCACAGTGAGATGTCGCTAAGATAGTCTCTCAATGTTGCACCTGTCAGATGGGTAAGGCTAGAAGAAAGGACACGGGACTTTACACCCTCTTCGATTGCTGCACCAATCTTGCAAGGAAATATTTAAGTTTGGTTTTTGTCTTAGGTCCTCCCAAAACATCTAGAGGCCATGATTGTatctttgttgttgttgatagGTTCTCTGAGATGGGGCATTTCCTTCCATGTAGCAAACATGTTGATGCTTCACATATTGCTAACTTGTTCTTTAGGGAGGAGGCCAAGTTGCATGGGTTGCCTAGTTCCATTGTGTCAAGATACGGATGTTAAGTTCATGAGCTGTTTTTGGAAAACACTTTCGATGGACAAAACCCGCGGTGGTGGGTTCGGAGGTGTGAAAATTTATTGCAGCTCTATTAGACACCGGAGGGGCAGAAGATTAAATTGGCATCAACATACTTGAACGACATTGCTGATTCTTGGTTCCAAGATTGGTCCGAGTCGCAAGAAGGCAACAGCCAGTCACAGTTTGTGGAGGCTTTCTGTATTTGGAGATTGAAATTTGGGGGACGGCgtggaagaatttaacaagCTGAAGCAAGTCGGAACATGGCAGCAATATCAATAAAGATTAGAGGAACTCAAGTTAGTGATGCGCACATTGAATCCAGGATCAAGCAAAGCCTACTTCGTTTCAAGTTTCATAAGTGGGCTGAGTGACGAATTAAGGCTGGCAGTCAAGATGCAATGACCAAAGTCGGTGAAGGAGGCTGCTGAAGGGGCTAGGCTACAGGAGATGTGGGTGGAAGCCCTGATGAAGAAACAACAGCTTTTGGCTCGCGACAATCAAATAGCTTTCAGTTGTGAGGATAGGGAAGCCGGGAAACTGGGCCAAAACATGAAGGGCAAGGCTGTGCCGCTTGCGACAGTGGGAAATCCATCGTCCTAAGGCCGATCCGGGATCTTTGAGCAGTGGAGACTGGCTGGCCAGTGTTACAAATGTAGAGATCGGTATGTACCCGGCCATCAGTGTAAAAAAGAGTTGCTAATGTTGGAAGGCAAGGAAGAAATGCTTACGCCGGATGACGTTCCAATGAAGGAAGAAGTGGTGGCAAAAGAAGTTGCGCAGCTGTTCTCTCTACAAACTATTGAAGAAAAGAGGAGATCCAACTGAAGGGCTGGCAGTGCTGGTAATAGTCAGCAGCCCGGATTAATCAATGTGGCatattggaagaaaagaaaaaaaagggggggttggcttctcactttcttggggacaagaaagttCTGAACCGGAGGGGTATTTTCAGGACCCTACGGTGGTTAAGGTAGTTGGAGGTTGTAACAATAAGCTATTGAGGTTGTAACAAGGAGCTGTTGATATATAGTTAGTTGGAAGGTTGTAACAAATAACAGTAGGAGCCGAGAGAGTTAAGTGGTTGTAACGGTTTAGGATGAGCCTGTATAAGGGCCTTTCCCTCTCAATAAGAGGTCTCGATTAATACTTTGATACAATTACAGCTTATTTCTCTCTAttccttctctccctctcgtaCTCTCTGTCCCTCTCAAACCCCAACCCTAATTCCCCTCGCACAAGGAGAATTTCCCCCTTGTCAGGTCGAGACCCTGACAGTTAGCACTTCAATATCTTCCCAGTTGGTGTAAAGGTAGGAAATTATGCTGTTACAGTGACTTATGGATATTCTTGGGAGTTGAAAACTCCTGAAGGTCGTTGGGGTCTGCATAGGATAATTAATGTGAATGACTGGAAAATGAAAAGGATTGTCAATGACATAGATTCCAAAGAGTGGAATCTGCTGTTTGATATTGACTTAATGTCTAATGGTTACACTCATTATTCCTAAGAGACCCTTCAGAAAGGCAATGCCCAGTGTGCCGTACAGCATTGTAAAAAGAACTTGGTCTACTTTTTTATGATGATGCCCCATCGGGAGGTTGGATCACCAAAAAGGTGTTGAAATAATAACAGAGGCAGTTTCTTGGCTGATGGGCCACGATGTGCAACTGGTAGTAGGATCACCAAACAGGTGTTGAGCACAATGAGGGCTAACATGCAACAGATGCTCAGACAGTTTGAGACTTGACATCATGAAAAATATTGGATTCTCAGGGAAGACAACTCATTGGATAAGCACTAGTCCTGATATTCTATTGATGCCCCTTCCAGATTTGAGGTTAGTGGACTGATCCAACTCTATGCAATGAGTTATGGGATTGTTTAAGTTGTTCAAGATATGGGTGGACTACGAGATAATGGGCAGCATTTTGATCCTTATAATGAGTCAAGCATTGGGTGGACATTTGATAGGGGAGTATCATATCCATTGTTATGAGTgatgtaattttaaatgaattaacTCGTTTATGAATTCAGATTCATAGTATTGAAGTTTACTCGCAAGTTAATATTATAAACTCATAAATTTAGTTTGTAAACTCTTATACTTTTGTTAGATATTTAATCATGTGTGTTGTTTTTATTGATATTAGATTATGATtaatttatgagaatttatattatatataaattaatatttaaaattttgattatggatgaatgatgataaaagatggacttaatatttaaaaaatttatattatttaatattttaaaaattaatagatgaatttattttaaaataagtagatgtatgtatgttatttataagaaatatgattgtaaattgtaataattatgttattaaataatattaatttattttttataaaagtatttttaattatatttaaaattttacaattttactaTCCGAATTtacaatttgattttataaacttttcttcaatttgacttaaaattttgatttaaacaACCTTGATCATATCATATTAATACAAAGTATTCTTGTTGGAGTTGAGTTCCTTTTCAACTGGAGGAGATTTGttattagtgtttttattttatttgtttaattatgcttagtattttaagttattaagttgtaaatattatttttatttattagttttaataaaTAGTCATATGACTACTAGACtgtgacattttaaaaaaagataaatttcttTATTAGACGGATTCAAGATTATAGTAACCTTGTATAAATAGTCTAATGTAagcaataattttattttactttttaactttgaGAATTTCTTAAAACCTTAATTTTAAGATGTTCATTTTAGAATTGATCTGGGCAGGCGTAGAAAGTAGTAGAATTTATGATGTGCTTATATTTGTGGTGATGTTTGGgattatttctttaatttcttgtaaCTTTAGgtagttttattttatgttgaatgaacatgtgtatatatatataatataatgtgcGCGTTTGTTTGTGGCCTTTGAAAATGCTTATTTCCTAAGAGTTATTGTTTGTTTCTTAGGGTTGCAAATGAACTTAGTGATTCGTGAGTGACTTAAcagtggtttttttttttttttttttttttttatttcagttttaaatttatttttaattttacattttgagtgtttgttttgaaattttaaaaaacgtaatatttttttattttgaaaaataattttttaaaataaaaaatatatttactttaaaattttgaaaaactattttttttattattatgatattttattaaataaatttaattattaaataagaaaattaattctttttaataaaattctactattaaaataaaataataaatttgattaataaattactaatatacatcttaacaataatttatattaaattatacacgtaataatataatatatgttatctatatttttaattataatataaatatattatatttttaaaattttaaataaatatataattttattttcaaaatttaataataattttttaattctttttttttcttcttttatttttttccttttacttttttctcatttcttcttcttcggcacTGGCTTTGTTGCTTACAAGCACTGTCAGTCGAAAATTTACACGATCAGAGTCTACCATTAGAAATTACAAGCTaagggggttaacatacacaaaaatgagttAGATTTAATAGTTGAATTTTggcatatttaatttttaatttacgaCCAACACTTGTATACGCATTGCCAGTCACCATCGGTGGCAGGTGGTTTTCGGCTGTCAAAAGCAACCACTTGTCATCCAAGGGCTCATCGACCAACATActaaaaaaccaacaagatctaACGACCAAATCTTCTTAGATCTAAGCTGAAACGTTCGACTCACTTGTTTATATACGAACTGTCAGTCGTCATCGACCATCATGGCTGATGGTTTCCAACGATTAGAGACAACCACCTGACATTTAATGGTCTATTgaccaatatacccaaaaatcaggaagagaagagagatgaGACAAAACCAGCAACCAGCGAGGCGACGATTGACTGTAGTGGCGGTGGCAGTCGACAgctagaagagaagagaggagaaagatGAGAGATGTGGGTCTATGTGAGATTGGGGGAAGGGGTTGTTGGGTGTTTTCCGTGTTTTTCacattttgggtgttttcagttagttttggttgaaaacaccaaaaacaacaaaattgttgttttgggttttttttataattttttttcttatttttgaaaatacatttttaaaaataacaaagtaaatgcattttcagtattttaaaaaattgaaaacttaaaacgggttgaaaatagtaaaaagaatGTAGGCTTAATGTTTGGCTCCACAAAAATTTGTTCCTTAAAGTAAATAAGCATTTTGAAGTTGTGCAATTAGTTTTTAAAAagactttaaattaattataatattgtcTCAGTTAttaatgatataaaataaattaaaaggattgattaacaaaaaaataaggtataaaattacttaatattaatactgataatataatataaagagtgttgtgtttaattttaaaaaatataaaaaagaataattcaaaggattttaaaatttatgaaaggGTCAAAGattatgattaatttatttttctgctTACGAGTATACGACAGGGCTTCCAATAGGCTGTTGAGCAAAGgagattattatattatttgtgtaagataaattttatgttgttcGACGCAAATTTGCAAGGGAGAGGGGCAATTTGTCGGATGTGGGCAAATCTTATGTTTCCCTATGCGAGTcggaaaaaaaatttcagagtagaattgattgattaattgaaatTTAGTTATTACACTTACAATTCgaattcattttgaaaaatgttattagtATATTATAGGTTATAGCTTGAGCTACGTAATATagttaaaatgtctaaaatacctTTTACCCAAAGCGGTGAAGTGAGTCAGTGAGACGGTGGAGAcgcatgactaaaatacccatcACCCAAAAAAGTGAGGTGGTGCAAGGCGATGAGGCAAAGCGgttagatatgaaaaatattttattatttgtgaTGTATTGTCTAGTCCAAAAAATACGTAGCATGATCCATTTATTTCTTTGGTGTTCAGGATCACCTTTTTGTTTAATaactaattatattatattaactttGCAAAGACAGTAGTAAGTCTTGGGATTACGGTATTTGTGTGGTTTCTTGTACTCATGTCTTTGATTTTATAGGGAGAGATAAATCGCATAATGTGTCATGGAAGATTAGGGTTCGAACTCATAATTCATTGGAATAATACCAATATATTATAGCCTGTTTTTTATCATTTGAATTATGCTGCgggcaaaaaaaaataaaaataaatgaatgaatgaatagcATCCATCAATCACTAATTTggattgatttttgatttatgactAGCACTCGATGATCATCCATTCCATCCCAAAtccaagtatatatatatatatatatttatatgaatgaaACAGAAGATAAGACATTAATTAACTGCGGAGGCAGGGAGGAGATTATATACATCTTATcaaattattgattaattaaatgCTTGAGATTATTATATGACCTTAATTACTTAACATAGGCTAATTAATTAGTCAGATGTTTTCcacttaaattaatttgcaatCTTATGAAGATTTCAGGATTACGCATATATACACTTTGTATGTATTGTTAATAGTCTCCCTTAAATTACACCATCGATCCCAATgaaacagaaacagaaagaTCCATTCTTTCTAATTAATACATACATGGTGATCGATCCTCCTGCCAGCCACTGAACCCCATGCAAATCGCACCACCAACAGACTCGCTCTCATCAAACTTTCCGTTTCACATTGCTGCCATTCTCCGCCGTGCCCGGACCTCCATTTGCGCCGCTGCCGCCACCTGTCCCCTCCGCCAACCCCTATATATTCCCCTCCATCCCCCACCGGATTCCTCATTCTCTGATCTCCGCAGTAGTGATCTTCTCTACTATATCCCATCTTAGAGAAAATCCACTGCGCCATCGGAGAATCCCAATAAAGctttctccatcttcatcaacAACTCATCCTCACAAATGGCCCGCCAGTTGGTCGTCCTCGCTGCCATCTTCCTCGCCGTCTTCGGCTCCGTCTCTGCCAGATCCCCCAGCCCCGCCCCGGCTGAATCCCCCAAGGCTGCGGCCCCAGCTTCATCATCCCCCGCTGCCACCCCAGCTTCCGTTCAGGCTCCAGATGCCCCCCCAGCTTCCGGCCCGGCTCCCGCCGCCACCCCAGCTTCCGGCCCTGCTCCAACCGCCACCCCAGCTTCCGGCCCCGCTCCCGCCACCACCCCAGCTTCTAGCCCGGCCGACGCTCCCTCCGCCGAAACCCCGGAGGCCGATGACGTCTCATCTCCCCCCGCCCCTGGCAGCGAATCAGCCTCCCCCGCCGGTGAGCCAACAGCCGCGGACGCATCCCCGGCCGAGGCACCAGACAGCGGCGCCGCTGCTTTGAAGGTCACATCCGTCGCCGGTGTCGCAGCTGCGGCAGcaagtttctttttcttcttctaagcAGTGAAAGATCGGTGATGGTGTGGAGTGTTTTTGATAGAGTGGAGATCATCCTCATATGAAGAGGAAGCCATTGCTCGTGAGCTCTTAATTAGCAACCATTTTCATGCATGGTTTGCGTTAAGATTATAGTAACTCCACTTGATTCAAAATCTCTATTCAACGAGCAATGTTATTATGATTTTAACTttgcattttgttttgtttttgcttgcatCTTAATTTGGATGATATTAAACATTTCGAACACCCAACATATCTTAATTAGGATCGAAGGATCGAATCATACATACAAATCACATCCAGAAATCAAGAGAAGTTGGTTAAGTGAACTGCTCAAATATGAGCCATGAGGGGGTGCTGACAAAATGATCAgtaagttatgattttatatacatacattcagAATTAAAGCAATCATTGACAATTCTAAACCCTTGGATAGAAATATAGCAAAATCAATCGGAAAGCAAATGGGTTTCAGTTCTAAAGCTTAtgaaattatatcaaaattgttcactaaaatatgaaattgggacaaagaaacatacataataaaagaaAGGACCCAACGTCATAATCATGTGTGGATTTAATAATTCAGTTACGGTTCTTGAACCTGGTGGACCCATGAATACCCCTCTTATGGCCAATGTGGTGTAAAAATGCGAGTAAAATAGATAGATCATACCAATTAAGGCTGattaaattacattaattaatgtaaaagaaaatattttgggTAGAGAATGACATGCAATACAAAGAGCTTGAGAAAGCTGTTGGAATCAAACTTGCAACAAAAACCATAAGGCAGAGAATGAATTGGGaaagaagaaacgaagagcttGGCTTGGGCACAATG from Diospyros lotus cultivar Yz01 chromosome 4, ASM1463336v1, whole genome shotgun sequence includes the following:
- the LOC127798657 gene encoding uncharacterized protein LOC127798657, with the translated sequence MASFLQKLLRKHSGAIIPTLNKPPAQIVVPPFLNHRQPHLAGTEQSYLPVGFRPSKSEDSISTQSIPIFPSFPFGLSLNPIPSTEFVPSGEGDAVSSDSRTIWADSVKKKRKKKMNKHKYKKLRKRLRGHS
- the LOC127799365 gene encoding classical arabinogalactan protein 6-like; protein product: MARQLVVLAAIFLAVFGSVSARSPSPAPAESPKAAAPASSSPAATPASVQAPDAPPASGPAPAATPASGPAPTATPASGPAPATTPASSPADAPSAETPEADDVSSPPAPGSESASPAGEPTAADASPAEAPDSGAAALKVTSVAGVAAAAASFFFFF